tggagcaaagaaaatcagggatgcagaagatgccagaattagatgagccctgAGCTCTGAGCGTTGtcgtgctggaggagattatagagatagtgaggggtgaaagCATCGAGAGATTTCAAGACAAGGATGAggaatttaaaattgaggtgctgcttaactgggagtctgtATAGGCCAGTGAgctcagtggtgatgggtgaacaggacttggttcaagtaaggacacaggcagcagagttttggatgatctcaagtttacagagggtagactgtgggaggccggccaggagtgtgttagaatagtcaagttgagaggtaacaaatacatggatgtaagtttcagaggcagatgagctgagacagtggtgtagtctggtgatactgaggtggaaataggcagtctgagtgatggtgctgatatgcagttggaagctcatctcggagtcaaatatgacaccaaaattatgaatggtctggtttagcctcagacagttgccagggagagggattgagttggtggctagggagtggagtttgtagcagaaactgaagacaatggcttcagacttcccaattggatgaaatttctgttcttccagtactggatgtcagacaagtcaggatggtgtgtgacttggaggggaacttggtgttcacatacacctgctctGCTGGTCCGTCTAGATaatggaagttgagggtttgggaggttctgtcaaagttctggttgagttgtagatatataaaatccctctcctctccctctccctcccacctctcactctctctctctctctctctttcctcccatagagagcagagtcttgtgtaggtccagactgggtggcaggttcccttccttgaaggacattattgaaccagttggagttgtacatcaatccagcagctttcatggtcactttttcctcgtACCgtccccataaattaccagattcattcagctccatttcccaacctgcctttgtgtttttgtgggttctctcacactcttttttttctgttttaaatccaTTTCGCAGGGTTTTAGAAGGAGAGGAATTGCAGTCGTGAAATGCAAAAAAAcatcagatcaggatctgaaggagtcgcccaatTTTTCGTAACCTgaatatcactggattttgaacGTGGAAAGAAAAAGCagcgatcacagtggggagaaactgtacacatgttctgtgtgtggacaaggtTTCAGCCGATTATCGGAcctgttgaaacacaagtgcagtcacactgggaagaaaccgtGTAAATATGGGGATtgtggaaagggattgaattattcagttgagctggaaactcatccacgcagtcacactctggagaggccgttcacctgctctgaatgTGAGCAGGGATTCACTCAAGCATCCTACCTGCTGACAcatcagcgaattcacactggcgaGAGACTTTTAAATGTCCattctgtgggaattgctataaacgctgaactgatgtcccatcaacgtgttcaaaCTGACAGAAAaccgttcaggtgctctcactgcgggactgggttcagaCGATTAGGCACTttcactgtacaccagcgcattcacactggggagaggccgttcacctgcccggaatgtgggaagggattcactcagttatccacgCTGTTGACACACCAgcgcgttcacactggggagaggccattcacctgcttcgagtgtgggaagggattcactcactcatccgccctgctgagacaccagcgagttcacactggagagaggccattcaaCTGCACAgaatgtgggaaaggattcactactACTTctgacctgctgacacaccagcgcattcacactgaggagaggcctttcacctgcttcgagtgtgggaagggattcactcaagcatccaaccttctgacacaccagcgagttcacactgggaaaaagccgttcacctgctcagagtgttggaGGGGATTCACGACTTTATCTGGCctactgatacaccagcgagttcaggctggggagaggccattcacctgctcagagtgtgggaaaggattcactcactcatccaccctgctgaaacaccagggagttcacactggggagcggccgttcacctgtacagagtgtgggaagggattcactcagtcctcCAACCTtcagaaacaccagcgagttcacacaagGGATCGGTCATTCACTTGTTCTGACTGTGCGAAGGGATTTACTACTTCATCCTATCtgttgagacaccagcgagttcacaagtaactcggggatgagaaatttccatcAAATAGCAGATTTCCGACATTGATGTTtcggaaatccaccattggcttctcccCTTCCGACCTGAACTAAAAGACCGGCTTTGAAAGAAATTGCAGCTGTGAGTTATGTTTTTTAAATtggccaaccacaaagctgctcggcGATCTTTTTTTACCTTTTTTAAGTCATCTTTATTTTTTATAGTCTTCCAACTTGGTGGAAGTTAACTTCAAacaggaaagcaagtgggtggaactgcacactccttcacaacttcagtgtgtcagtcttctgtaaatggccaaaaaggAGATGTGTGAagacacagaccaattcccaatgtttattTTTGCCTTGATGGgctatcttagcagagaccacctgagaactgacacagctcatttgacatggtttaaaattaatggtgcagaaTCAGtcgctggcaagtcgctggtctgcagcaaaaacattggtctgtcaataggaatttgaaacttgcttccatttacacagcagtgtgtgtctgaaataatttctgaaaactctgcacatactggttactgaatgtgaatatcctgcagtgaacatgaactgtataaacttaatatgtcctgtgctttgcagcaactgaagtgatctggaatttccacttattggtttgctcaggtgtatggctgaattccattcattgttcatctccattttcactgtctactgacccagtcacactgtaaacctggagtcagtgtgaagctgtcttttacaccatagtgatggaagacaaggagtataactctggccatctttcttcaatgtgtgttTTGACATTGctgaagattatctggaaaagactgtcctgcaccacaagtgctgtacATTGGCTGCAGTgaaactatcctgtgagctctctgcagtcactataaatggtcactgggtttctcaggctgatggcacaatactctgtacatgtataAACATgtatatacaagaacacaagaaataggagcagaagtagaccatatgccccattgagcctgctccaccattcaatatgatcatggctgatcttgggtttcaattccactttcctgcccgctgcccatatcacttgattccctgcgacaccaaaaatctatcaatcccagccttaaatatattcaacaatggagcatccacaaccatcttgggtagagaattccactgtcacgatgctttgactgcagtaatttctcctcatctgagtcctgaatgattggccccttatcctgagattgtgcccccgcgttctagattccccgaccagtggaaacaatctctcagcttctaccttatcaagctctttcagaatctaGTGTGTCTCAATTAgttcgtctctcattcttctaaactccagagaatataggcccaatttactcagcccctcatcataggacaaccccctcatcccagagaccaatgtaGTAAATCTTCAGTATATACAGAatgctgcctttctccaagccaacacaatagttatgattttcagctcaccttgctgttaaatgcagctgtcactgaaccaattggtgcagtagaacaggagccagaagtgttcatcactgttgggatatacagctgtccattggacctgctgcattgtcacagggcctttaccaaacttttgagcctgatttggggatgatgcaacagaaccttAAACTTGTTACTGTCGAGGTTGTCattggctgtccctcgattcgaggatgacgtctactcaaggtcgcgagtttcttccatgggtcttcaggtcactgaacaggTCGATTCTCGACCCGCAAATCTTTagacacatggggcaggacgtcccaccaggtagtgggacccggagtgcaggatttgcttcctagaggcacaacactagtctcattacttttcctCTGTCACTCGCAAGATCTGGTACAATTTTTATgttgcataatatttggaccctttgaagaggaaaaccacatttttcattagttttcattaagattataatgagatcggcactgcaaacaagattattttaaTTTGCAATCATTATAACGTGACTAATTATTTTAAATTATAAAATCTACCATGAGTgatgatatttaaaaacaagcaaTTCTATCTATAGAGACACCACATTTGCTAAAGTTAATAAGGTTATTTTCCTCTTTTAGTGCTTGGAGGTAAATAATTGtctaaaagacaattggatcaggaGTATCACGAGTATCACATGCTCCCAACAGAATGTATGTGATcttcctgtccatttaagttaatggacagcaaattggacaggctgtgtaactggtatacaatcctccctacctggttttactTTCTGCATCGTTCAGGTGATTATGTTATAGCACAAAATAAGAAAATTACCCTGTTTATGTTCAtgtttctggattgtcaatgtctcataaatgtttactttttattaatttatatatttCCTGATTTGACAACATCGCTTACCAAGGTACCAGAATGTGCCATCTGGTATGTttatatatattgctttccattaaagttgacacgtcttcacagaacaccttttacatgaacaagctataaataggcagaagcaggacattgagaacatgaagctctgtaaaaccaattatcagcagtcaggtaagtctcatgaaattgtattctgagtacagtgcaattttattcattacatatgcaaaagtgtacaaaattaccattactCAACCAGTTTGCTTGAATAACAGTGTTATAATTACATGATTCATTGTTTTAAAATAATTAGTCTTTTTTAGTcttcggccactaattttcagaccttttggtccTTGGCCACTCTTGCccctgcatttgttacttgttttgtgaaatactctccctattagtgctcaactgcaagataactgattacatttatatgtatttatacatgtctataaagtgtctgtgcgcccagatttaactaagttgtgatttgtaaacaATAAATGATGTTTTGGCCATGTTAGTCTGgtgtcttggtgatttgtcaagaaagtgtagatttcctgctactttcaggattccATTTAATCCAACCAGGGTATCTTATCTGTGACCACAACAAACCACTATGGGTGCAGGTTTTAAGTGTAGCTGATTTATTAAGTCATTTATATTCAGTgtaaagaagtaatacttaaccAAAACAATAGTCACATTCTGTTCCTCAGATCCTCGGCGGTAGCCCTTCGAGTAACTGTTGTacggtctctctttctcttgctgagttctgttgactgaagattctcttctttcttcctctggatgTTTCTtgttgcttctcatgttcaatagctgttcttttatacccttttagGCCTTCAGACCACCTTTCTAGTTTGCCCGATTTTTGGTCCAGGTCCTGTGATGTCAGTTACTACCCTACTCTAATTGAGGCTTAATCAATAAAACATTTTGCCAATAATTGAAATAAAACATGGGAAGAGTTCTATTTATTAcggttgttatctccttggacagtatgaatttgtacagaaattgattGTTTTTTAGCAAAGTTAATGAATGTTATCAGGGTCACAATAAAGGCCGGCGCCCCGATCCGAACCCAGCAGGACCCGGTGACATGTCGAGTTCAGGTCGGATCGCACATCCGGGTCCGACATTTGAGCTCGGGTCGGGCCTGGGCGGACTCTACTACCACCTCTGGAAGTGTCTGCCATGTTAATGTACTTTCTGgacctgaaaggtggttttgttacagttattttaagctcgtgcagataagcaacaaagtgaaaaacagaaggtaggttaactgatgattaggtcgggcgcaggaaaaaatggaaggacttgggccgggttgggctcagggtcggatgtggttctgttgggctcgggtcgggtttcacttGCAGACCCGAGTCGGCCTTCAGGTCACAATACTTTTTCTTCTGACATTGTCTCACTGTGACTTACAAAGTCCTACTGATACTGAACTTCTTATAAGCTTAAGACTTAGTTTCTAAACgtaatacttttaaattaaagcccattctTTCTAGCATGATTCTGAAATCATTAATTACAACTCGAtcaaggtccattgctttgtaatcattgtttcttgatggATTACTGCTTAATATATTAATTTGATCAATATAGTTGCTGATACAAGACACAAAAATAACTTTTGTTCATGTGTTCGTATTAAAATGGCTTActtaaccttgttagttattacagaggattctttcttttgggcctccttatctcgagagacaatggatacgctcctggaggtggtcagtagattgtgaagcagcgcctggagtggctataaaggccaattctagagtgacaggctcttccacaggtgctgcagagaaatttgtttgtcggcgctgttacacagttggctctccccttgctcctctgtctttatggctgcccgctagctctggcgaacgctggcaactgactcccacgacttgtgatcaatgtcacaggatttcatgtcgcgtttgcagacgtctttaaagcggagacatggacggccggtgggtctgataccagtagcgagctcgctgtacaatgtgtctttggggatcctgccatcttccatgcggctcacatggccaagccatctcaagcaccgctgactcagtagtgtgtacaagctggggatgttggccgcctcgaggtcttctgtgttggagatacggtcctgccacctgatgccaagtattctccggaggcagcgaagatggaatgaattgagacgtcgctcttggctgacatatgttgtccaggcttcgctgccaaagagcaaggtactgaggacacaggcctgatacactcggacttttgtgttctgtgtcagtgccccacccccacctcacttgcttataacctgtgacttttctaatatttgtcagttccgatgaagggtcactgacccgaaacgttaactctgcttctctttccacagatgctgccagacctgctgagtggttccagcatttcttgtttttagtccatatgtttgtgttggtcagtgattatgtcccctgatttagatttgaggggggcgatcttcttgatggttggcccaagagctctcttcatgccatcatacattcctctgatgtttccggtgtctgaggccagctgaatatgactgcataggtgttgccagtagtcgtttgcgcagcgcctggctgttctttgtgcagtgcttctagctgctttaagtgctacggatgttaactcactgggggctttcttgtagttcaacagtgcaatgcgcttagcggctatgacaggttccagctcttcattatgagattgaaaccagtctgcatttctcttcgcacttttgccgtaggtggtcaaagctgactcatagatggcgtctctgatgtgggcccacttggtctcagcatcccctgtgggagtgttttgaagggctgttacaagtgaatttagaaatttttgtaacagctgtgggtgagaaattctgcttgtgttgatgcgcgggtggcccttctgtttggaatgctgcaacttctttggtctgagtctaaccttgctgcacaccagggagtggtcggtgtcgcagtccgcactgtggaagctgcgtgtgatttgaacactgtttaaggcggctcaccttgtgacaatgaggtctagctggtgccaacgacgcgatcttgggtgcctccatgaaacctggtgacagggtttagtgtgaaagaacaagttggtgatgcagaggaacacaactcaagcagtctctgcccattctcattcatcctaccagtgccatagcgcccaaggcaggagggccatgagtcatggtcggccccaaccctggcattaaagtcccccagcaggaataggtgttcggtgttggggatgctgctaatgatatggagttgttcgtagaactggtcttgagcttcaggtggggagcagagtgtttgagcatagatgctgagtaggtgtactggaccagaggtggtgagcagtcggatggacagtatgcgttccgagccatttgagggaggctctatcatgctgagcaaggagtttctgatggcgaagcccactccatgctgtcttggttcttcaggatccatgccctgccagaagaaggtgtagtcttgctctgctggagatccactcacggggaggcgagtctcccggaagtgctgcaatgtctacattgagtctgctgagctcgttgttaatgatggcggtcttccgagacccgggtttaattctgggtactgcctgtgtggagtttgcaagttctccctgtgtctgcgtgggtttcctccgggtgctccggtttcctcccacaagccaaagacttgcaggttgataggtaaattggccattataaattgcccctagtattggtaggtggtagggaaatatagggacaggtggggatgtggtaggaatatggaattagtgtaggatataaatgggtggttgatgtcggcacagactcggtgggccgaagggcctgtttcagtgctgtatctctttaaaaaaaaaaaaaaatttgtgtaaagtcttccgacaggccaggacacagttctgacgttccagcttgcaaagcgaagggctggtaccttctttccttttttcatgttgtttggtgcggtgtttcagtccacctttcgggtaatgaccctgagctccaagcacccattgaagcaggtagactgtggcgggacagaaccttattgaccgggggctgcccggtttgaggcgggcgttagctgtccagtgaggtgcagtgacctctcccaccgacaaaggaaacccgtggcgcccagtttctacgccaatttatctggacttataacccgtaactgctgccttccgtgttgtttcagtcgctgtgaggcgactatggagtgacctctccatggcgcatgcctgggcaaatttatggaggttgtgagttgcccagtcgtcaaaacccccctctcggcctttctggtggggtccaaaggagtgcagagcacgacgtttggcaccggtatggctgcaggaactgccggaaacatgccaaaggtgacacagaatgccttcggggttctgctccggattatctgttagggtttactcccttagccttggtctctcccaagatgcccacaaggcattggggttgttagggcccctacacaggtgtaggatggtgccggtgggagcagaggatgcgagggggaggggtagagggagctgggaagggggctgtaagggggtgggggggtgcaggggaagggggtgctgggggaagatagtgcgagggggggcggtctgggatggggttgtgagggggtgagctgagggggtggagcagggaaggggacgggggggtggaaggggggggaaagggggcggaaagcgggtgcaggtaataagccatttcctcagtgcccaccatcgacgtccggaaagctcatccacgtccttcgggaggtgaagcatcttttggcaaacttacagaggtgattacattcgctaaaggttttttttttgcagtggtataagtaaaggcatgcagcattgccgacagtgcgttgcagatgctctccgagccatctcccacgggcgctttgaagttgcagccggggggccgttcgtggattttttgggtgttcggggcaccttttctcaagacttccctcgggtcccgctgctccttcttcacctcaatggacttaccgcacgccgtggctgcagacactctgggcggtgaagacagcaggatcagagattaaagtatcgacagctgtgctcttcagtttcatccggatcaatttcattgagaaaacaaagagcaggtgtggctgggggagggcagtgggcccaggtaaaatacactaaactaactgttagcttttagttagggctaaaatgaactgatttaaagagccagggaagtttaaacagtttaagaggatagattgggggagaaaacattaggaatgggagcagatggccatggatatcgcTGAACAGTAAGGGAGCTTCCAAGGGagattacagcccaggagccatcttgaaaatacagtgtgaaaatagtcaagttaagctaaaatctAGCTACCCAACCCACTTGCAACTCCCAAGTTTGAGGGTGAAATATATGACAATATATTGACCCCTCACTACTTTTCATTGACGATTCCTTTCTTTTAGACATAAGAGCTGGGTTCCAGCTCAATTCAGTGCGCTTCAGCTGTCTTGAGGTAAGATTTCTCAAGTAACAGAGGATGGCTATTATTACAATTGTAACCATCGTTTGTATCAACATGAATGGAATAGAAAtagttctgaaccagggatgttgactTGTATTCACAACTGTTTCCCACCTATGTCTATTTCCCAGATTTCCAATTCCTTTCTCTCTTTATT
This genomic window from Heterodontus francisci isolate sHetFra1 chromosome 34, sHetFra1.hap1, whole genome shotgun sequence contains:
- the LOC137349337 gene encoding zinc finger protein 229-like encodes the protein MSHQRVQTDRKPFRCSHCGTGFRRLGTFTVHQRIHTGERPFTCPECGKGFTQLSTLLTHQRVHTGERPFTCFECGKGFTHSSALLRHQRVHTGERPFNCTECGKGFTTTSDLLTHQRIHTEERPFTCFECGKGFTQASNLLTHQRVHTGKKPFTCSECWRGFTTLSGLLIHQRVQAGERPFTCSECGKGFTHSSTLLKHQGVHTGERPFTCTECGKGFTQSSNLQKHQRVHTRDRSFTCSDCAKGFTTSSYLLRHQRVHK